The Corvus moneduloides isolate bCorMon1 chromosome 20, bCorMon1.pri, whole genome shotgun sequence region CTGTAAAATCCATACCATTCAAACAGTTCATGCCATGGGATGTGGGGCTTAATTCTCCTTTCTCAAATGCCATAAGCTGTGCCCCAGATGGAGCCCACTGCATTAACATGAAGAGTGAGacagatttccttctctgaaatTAGGACATTTTTTCTGGAACTTCCAGTGCTGCAAGCAAGAGAGACAGGAGCAATTGTGTTGCTGTCAGCGGCATCCCGCCAGGTAGCATTAACCTGGGAACAAAAGGAACAGTTAGAGCtggcagggtgctgggcactTACCCTGCTCCAACCTTGAGCACTGGggaaaaacaaggggaaaaaatgctgtcCCTGTTTAGGggtcagaaataaaagcagtgagAGAGACAGCATGGTCTAATATGCCTCTGGGGGAGCCAAATGGTGTTAATTCAGCTTCTCAGGACAGCACTTGGAAGCAACTTCTCTCCTCAATGCCTTAGCCAGGGGTGGGTAGCCAGGTCCctggcattttcatttttctggcCTCTCTTAAATATTGACACAGAAGCATCTAAATTATTaccaaaaggaatttttcctggTGTCAACAGGGGATTCCAGCTGACACCAGGATGGCGTAGATGGTTCAGTTTTATGTGCAGGGTGGGCATGAGCCCCCAGCCTATCTATCCTCATTAAAAGAAGCTGCTGTATGCTGCAAACTCTCCCCCCCAGCGACCAGGGGAGCCGATtatggagccctgggagcaggcagTGGGAAAAAGGCAAACTGAACAGGGAAAAGCTGAAACCTCAAAGTCTCGTCTGTCCTTTGCAACGAGTGTCTTACTCTCTGGTAACTGCTCTGTGTATTTGCTGTCCTACCCTTACTCCTCCCTGCTCAGAGTGTCTTTGGAGGTTTTGACCATCCTCTGTCGCTGCGAGAATGTTGAGACGTCGGAGGGGGTCCCACTGTACGTAACAGGGGTTGCACAGGTAATAATCCACCAGCTTCCTAACACCCTGTCTAACTGTTTATCCCTCTGttttgagcagcagcagcagcagcagcagcaggataaCAAAAACTAATGATTTTCTAATGGGACAGCTGAAATCTCCATaccctcctctccttccccttctccttctccagcactTGCCCTGTGGCACTCCACAGTTAACAGATAATGCAGACAGGTACATCCCTGGCAAATTCcaaattcagcatttctgtaCCTAATGTTTGCTCCTGCTGTAACCCTTTCCTTGCCAGCACGGTCTCCATTGTGGGCATGGGGGAGAGCAGAAGGGCATCTGCTTTTGTGTGGAGGCACAGGCAAGCCAGGTTGGATTCTGTACAGGATTTGGGACAGGTGGGAAGGCAGGCTTTGTGTCATTTCaaaactgcagctctgcctggctctgcagtgTTGGCTATGGATTCCCACTCAGCCCTTCTTCCTCCATATGGAGACACTGCCCATTTTGGATGTTGTCACCTCTGAAAGTACAGCACAGAGACCTTGGATGAGTTGCAGCACACAGGACTGACATTATGAACCATTAATGACCAAACATCCCTGTGAACAGAACTAAGAAGCAGCACAGTTTGGGAATTAAATTCCAAGTCTAGATTAGGCCTTCAGAAGGCTGAAATCCTACAGTATCTGATTAAAGCCGTGAACACATGGCAAAAAATGCCTGTGCATGTCCTGGACAGTGGGATGTGTTTTATCAGCTCCCAGTTTGCATGCCAGTTTAATTAGGACAGTGGCCAAGGCAGGCATGAATTTGCAGGGATAGGTTTCAGCACTTCCAGCCAATTCTGGAGCAACTCAACGTGCAcgcagcagcccagggcagccccttCATGGTTCAGATGTTTGACCTAATGTTCACTGACACAAACTCTCTGCCCCGTGGCTCCCTGTCCTGACTCCCGACGCCTTTCCGGCTCATTATGGCTGACGTGGGAGCCAGGCTTGGCTTCCTGGAACAGAACCTGCCACAGCCAAGGTTCTGTCCCTTGTCTTACGAAATTATGACCTGCAGATTGCTGGGACTGACCAAAGTACCTCAGGCCCACCTGGGGTGACTGAGAAAGCTCTGGAGCTGCAAGATCTTTTCCTGGGTGCCTGATACTCTACAGGCGTGGCCATAAAGAGCTGGAGACTCATTTCCATCTGCCTTTGGGTCACAGGACACTGGAAAAATAGAGAGAGAGGTGAACCAGGTCAGGGGGTAGGTCTGTGTAGGGCTAACCCAGGGCTGCTTCTTCAGCATCAGTGCCAGGTTCTGCCAAGCACCAGTGCTCATGTGAGGTGGGTGGGAGCATCCCagttctgtgctgtgcttcTGAACCAGTGACACCATCCTGTGCTGCCCCAGCATTGGGCAGCATGGCACAATGAGCCTCTGACAGAGGGCCCTTTGTGGTCCCAAAACTGCAGCTTCTGGCCCCTCACTAAcccagcaggagggaaagggTCACAGGATCATTTCCAGTCTGGATTCCAGCCTTTGCTGATAAATTGCCTTTAAGCATTATCTGAAAATCTATTTCTTGGCCGCAGTGCCCAGTCTGTCTCCAGTCACAGATGTGGTCCCTTGGCTGCATTCTGTGCCTGTCTTGCATTACCTGTGATGAGTGCGGCAGGTAGCTTGGGGCAGGAGATGCAAAGggaagagctgtgtgtgtgtaaccTGGAAACGTGCAAATATTTTACGTTTTTTGGCAGGATTTCCCTAGAGATAATGACGTTACAGCCCAGGTGTGAGGACGTAGAGACGGCGGAGGGGGTAGCTATAACTGTCACAGGTGTGGCACAGGTACAGTAACTCCAAAACATCATTTCAGGAATGCATGTCTCTAACTTACATCTGGTTTTCCCCCTTAAGAGGTGGCTGTTGTCCAGGGAGAGAAGCCAACTATGAAATAAATCCGTGTACCAAACCACGCTGTCCTTGTTGGTACAAACACACTCCAGTATGTTCCATGTGGTGAAGGGGGTTGTgacctctcctcctctccctaaaataattttttctggtGTCTCATTTGTCCACGTGGCAAATGAGGTGTGTGGGGGTGACTTGCTGTGTTTGTGGAGTGCTGATGTTCTGTGGTGGCCTTGGAGCTGTGTGTGACCCCACAGGACTGACCCATAACCTCCTGAGATGGTATCGAGCTTTATATTCCTTTGGATTGTTATTGTTAGCACATGGACCTTGTACTTCTTCATGGTGAgttaaagcttaaaaaaaagaacttagTCCCTCCAGGCGCTAAAACTGGCGTGTAAATTTTTTGGCTGGAATTGAATTTTGattctctccagctttcttcaAATGTAAGaacctgcttttgctgcttgTGGCAGCACACCAAAACCCTGCACTTCTTGGAGTCTGAGGTCTGCTGTCCTGGTACAGGCTGTCCTTGGGGCCAAGTCCTGCCCTGGGGAGGATGCTGGGAGGGAAATGTTAGTTTTTGAGGGAATTGGGTTCCTCAATTAGGCAGCTGGATGCTGTGATTGAAAATTGTTCCTGACAGCTCATTCTGGATGTACAAACCAAGAGCGGCTCTCAGTGCACACAGGGCTGTGGTCACTGTGTGTCCAAGGCATGTCCAGGTGAGTTGTCACAGGATAAGTGGCTGCCACATTCCCTGTGGGGAGCTCTGGAGCCAAGGGGAGCTGCTGAGTGATGCAGTGATGTGACCAAAATCCCTCATGGAGCCAGCACCCTTGGTTTCAATTTTTCAGTACTTTATATCCGTCTTTCAgttcttttccagttctttaTATCCGTCTTTCAgttcttttccagttctttaTATCCATTTAGCTGCTAAGGCGTCACAAAACCCCAGTGGTCTTTGCATGGTTGGCAAAATGTGTGCACCCATGTCTCCCTTCACACTCTTTTCCTAAATCTGTaggcttttccttctgtatttgGTGTTTCTCTGAAGCCAGCATTCCCTTTTGTCCTAGTTTTGGGAAATCCCTCCATTGCCTGCAAAATGGTCTGGTAGCAGAGGGCTGGATCACCAGGTGCcttgatttaaaaatgcagacCCCAGTTCATCTCATTTGTGTTACTCTCTCCTCTCACTGTTCATTTTTTCCACTGACAGTTAATTTTAAAGCTGGGATCCAAAAAATTGCCACGCAGAAAGCAGCCTCAAGGCTGTTGGGGATGTGCATGGCAGAAGTTACCTTAACTTTGCAGAAGTACTTTTGagacaaagatttttcttttaagggcttgagcaaaaaaaaagaaagggaaaaaagcaaacaacttATTCCTGGAGAAAGAGCTTTTAAAGTGTTTGCTGTAATGATAGAAATTCTTAATGTGCACAAGGatgctgttctttttcttgaGGAGGGATTTAATGAGTGCTCACCAGTAGTCTCCTCCCTGCGttggctgggtgctgggatgtgctgggatgctgctgccttgggcCATGCTGGGCTCTGTATCCTTCTGTACCATTTTCCTGAGCCTCCAGCTAATTGGATTCTCTGTGCTCACCCCTCGCTGCGAGTGCAGCTGGCCGGAGCAGGGTGCGGCGGCATCGATCCTGCACACAGGATTGCTGGATGGAGGCTCTCTGATTCCCTGCCAGCCGAAGGCTCTCCCTCTGATGGGAGTGACATTTGAGAAGCACTGAGTGTCGCAGTGCCCTGCCTGAAACCCTGCAGAACACACTGAGCACGAATTGCTCAACTCTGGTTTCTTTTGTGCAGCCTTTGCTTTGGAGGTTGGGATCTGTATTCCGTGCAGGGCCAGGCTCCCATGGGCTGTCCAGGGCTCACCAGTGGAGGCTGGCTGGCTTTATCCAGAGGCTGAATCATTCCTTGCTCCTAAGCACCGCAGGGATTCTCCTAATGAACatcctgccctgtgctctgtcctccccacagctcccgAGGGTGGGGATTGTTTGGAGAGGTGGAATTGCTGGCAGATGCTCACCATAAATGTTGCTGCTGAGTCTAATTGCTTTTAATACTTGCAAAAACCTCCCGTTCGCTGTGGCAGGGCCTTGTGCAGGGCTCACGCTCCTGGgtgcagctccagagcagctctcccAACTCCCCCTTGTGTGGGAAGAGCACACTGCTGGCCTGGGGTGTAGGGACAAGAAGCCACTGTGGAATTGGCTCCGAAAGGATCCCGAGAGGCTTTGGGGACAATGAGGAAGAGGATTGCCACACTTGCCTGAGGTTGTTTGACATTTTTGACTGGGAGAACCAGTCTGGGAAGCAGCAGTAGGAAATAGGCTCAGCCTGAGTTGGCCTTTCTTCACATTACAAGGGGCAGGGTTGTGGCAGGTGAGTTTTGGCCAGCTCACTGTGTCTAACACAGTCCACCTCCTGTCCCTTTAGAAGATGACAGTCAGTCCCAGTTGTCCTGctctctggcagggctggggccaggTGCTGCAGTTTGGCTCCAGAGGGATCATTTTGGATGGATCTCAAGAAAGAGTTGTGTTGCTTTTGCAGCTGGAAGTGCTCTAGAAGGTATTGGGATGAGGTCTGTAGGCTGTGAATCCCTCAGTAGTGTGTGCTGGGACCCTCAGAGGGTCCTTGTGCAGCATCTGTGGCTTTGGAAGTCTCTGAACCAGGTCCAACCAATGCCCTTGGGGCAGGACTCCGGGTGCCACCAGCTCCTTGTAGGACAGGAGGcgctgcccagcacagctgtgtccaTGAGAGGGTGCTGTAGGATCCAGAAAGCTGCGTGGCTGCTATGGACCTGCTCCTTCTCTGGTGCTGCCAGGCACAGaatgtccctgtgcccagccttTGCCTGAGCCCTCAGACTGGGCAGGGCCACCAGGAGCTGACATCTTGGTGGGTTGCAGCTCCTCATAGCTGGGTGCTGTAGGGCACAGATCTCCACTGCCTGACACACTCCACGGGGATTTGTAATTCACTTTGCCTTTAAAAAGCAGCCCTGTGACCAGCAGGACCATCCTAAGACCCTGGCTTGGCTGGAATGGGGGTGCTTTTACAcctggctctggctgtgggAGGTGAAAATATTGCTGTGTCCCACTTCTGGGGATCATCACCAGACTGACAGTATGGAGCAGAACAGCCAAGTTCTGACCATGACACATTGGAgtctggcagctcccagctaCAGGCAGGACAAACCAGTGTGCTGTGGTCTTACTGTCTCATCTCTCCTTCCAGGGAACACTGAATAGAGCCCCTGTTCCCAAGCTGCTCCTTGGGTTTGTCAGactctttcttgttttctgcctttccttggtcagaaaaaaattaattctagtgaaagaggaggaagagaaaggtaACAAAATGGCTTTTGGCCAGGGATGGTAACAGCCAGCTTTCTTCTGACTCTGGTGTTGGTGCAATGGCTGAACTGGTATTTCAGGGCTTTTTGTAGGATTTCTGTGAGTTGGGACTGGTAGGGCCGGGCTCTGTCcccactgctgtgggacagatggctgcagggagcacctCCATGCTGAGCTGCTGTAGGGGTTTggacagcagcacacagagcagggccTCGCTGGCTGGTCCACTGGCCTGGCTCAGTCTGGTGACAGCTCAGTGCTGTCCCTTGGAGCATCAGTAGCATGGGGGCCTGGCAGCCTGGTGGTGgtactgctgcttctgctgctgctgctgctgttgggtgCCTGCACCTCCTGGACAGGCACCTTCAGTCCCTTTGGTTCTGTCTCCTGTCTCTAGGTGAAGATAATGACCGAGAAGGAGCTCCTGGCTGTGGCCTGTGAGCAGTTCTTGGGGAAGAACGTGCAGGATGTGAAGAACGTGGTCCTGCAGACACTGGAGGGACACCTGCGCTCCATCCTGGGTATGGAGGGGCTCATCCCCTGGAGGCATCTCGAGTGGCTTTGTCCCTTCTCAGCTGGCTGGTCCCAGCAGTATCGCTGTCACCACGCAGCCACACGGGaccttcctctgctgcctgcagaggtgGCATctcccttccagcagctccctctgtgTGGCTGGGCGTTGTGATAAATAAGTTTTCAGTGCCTGCAGCAAGAGATGTCTGAgtccccaagggccacaggTAGCACATGTGGGTGATGGTTGCACTTGTGAGACTGAGATGTTGGTGCCACTGCAGGGGCAGAGGATTATGCCCTTATGCCCAGGCCTGAAGAGATTAGGGACAACGAGGATGTTGCTGAGCTTAGACCCACGTCGTTGCGTGTTACCTGTTCCAAATAAAGTGCTTCACCTTCCTCCACTCTGCAGGTACCCTGACAGTGGAGCAGATCTACCAGGACAGGGACCAGTTTGCCAAGCTGGTGCGGGAGGTGGCAGCTCCCGACGTGGGTCGCATGGGGATCGAGATCCTGAGTTTCACCATCAAGGTACGCCCAGATGTTGGGCGCTGCactctgggcagagctgtgggagcagcaggagagagccTGGCCCTGACTCCCCTGCTGacagcctgtcccagccctcCGGGAGTTTCCATGACAGCCGCCGCAGCATGTCCTGTATCCAGGCAGCTGGGCCAAGAGCAGCTGGGTAGCTGCCTCTGTAAACAGGCTCGTGGAGAGAGCTGGCTGATAACCCAGCCCCCTGGGAGTGAGGGAAGATGTCGGGATGGcctttttctccctgccctcccctgtTTGTTTGGAGCGGCTGACATGGCGTGTTCTGACCCTGGGTTGACCGCACTGAGCTTCAGTAGGAAGGGAGCAGGATGGAGTCACTTGTTTGAAGTGCTTATGACTTATCTCCCCTCCCCAGGATGTCTATGATAAAGTGGATTACCTGAGCTCCCTGGGGAAGACTCAGATTGCAGCTGTCCAAAGGGATGCAGACATTGGAGTGGCAGAAGCCGAGCGGGATGCTGGCATTCGGGTGAGTCCAGAGATGTGCTGGgcttccctggagcagcctctTCTGCTCCAACTGCACGCTCTGaagctctgctctctgttccctctctgcagGAGGCAGAGTGCAAGAGAGAAATGCTGGATGTCAAGTTCATGGCAGATACCAAAATAGCAGATTCCAAACGGGCTTTTGAGTTGCAGAAAGCTGCCTTCACTGAGGAGGTCAACATTAAGGTGacagcatcccacagcccaCTGCTGTTTCCTGGAGGGTCTGTGATGGTATTGGTGGCTCTGGGACTTGtcagcttcctcctcctgcatCTGTTAGGAGAACTAGAGGTGGAGAACCCAGGTCTGTGTGTCACTGTGAGCTCCTTGCAGCAGATGCCTCTCCTGTTTGCAGATATTCGGTGGGACttggaggagaggaaagggtgGGGAGGGTTGAACCTGGAGCTGGTTGGGCTCAAGtgctgtgggaagagcagcactgaggaTTGGGATGTCACCCCTGGGAAGAGGTTCAGTAGCAGGAGTCGTGTCTGGTTTTGGAGTCCTTGTATCTGCACACAGGAGTTTGTGGCCCAGAcccctcttctcctcttccccgTGTGCAGACTGCAGAAGCCCAGCTGGCCTACGAGCTCCAGAGCGCCCGGGAGCAGCAGAAGATCCGCCAGGAGGAGATCGAAATCGAGGTGGTGGAGCGCAAGAAGCAGATCGAGGTGGAACAGAAGGAGGTGGTCCGGATGGAGAAGGAGCTGATGGCCACCGTGAAGCAGCCGGCCGAGGCCGAAGCCTATCGCATCCAGCAGATCGCCGAGGGCGAGAAGTGAGtgagcccctgccctgggctggggaggtgggagcacagtgctgccctgagcccctgctcctgggctCTCTGAGGGATCCAGgttgctgcagggctgtgtttccCTTTCCAGGGTGAAGCAAATCCTCCTTGCTCAGGCGGAGGCGGAAAAGATCCGCAAGATTGGAGAGGCTGAGGCTTTTGTGATCGAGGCCGTCGGGATGGCAGAGGCTGAGGGGTTGAAGCTGAAAGCACAAGCGCTCCAGAAGTATGGAGAAGCTGCCCAGCTGGCTCTAGTGCTGGATGCACTGCCCGaggtgaggagggagcagcttTCCCCTGCTTCAGGTGGACCAGGGGAGTTCCCACACTGGGCCAGGTCTCCTGGGGGCACAGCAAGGCCCTGTAGGGACCTTTGCCAGTGACCTGCTGAGCAATTCCTTGACTCTCTGCTCATCCCTGCTTCCCCAGATCGCTGCCCAAGTGTCTGCTCCCCTCTCCAAAGTGAATGAGATCGTTATTCTCAGCGGAGAGAAAGGCAGCACCATGTCCGATGTGAACCGTCTCCTGGCTGAGGTCCCCGCCTCCGTGCGTGCCATCACTGGTGTGGATCTCACAAAGGTGAGCTGGGCGCTGGCAGCTGGCAATGCCAGCTGCTCCTAGGGCACGGGGACCTGCCTGGAAGCTTTCAGTCTCCCAGGGAACCTCTCTTTCCCCAACCCTGTCCACCGCAGagtgcaggcagctccctgccttcccttcctgcagccctaacagcttctctcttcccctcctgcagcttcccctgttccagaaagccACCGAGGCCAAGGAATGAGGTTGGCCAACCCAAAACTAGTGAAGATCACTCCCTGTTATGCACTCAGACATCAACTGCCTTCGACACATGGGAATTCCTTTTATATCAAAGACAATCCGAGTTTCATTTGTAACTGGTGCCTTATTTTGTAGGGCCAGAAAGATGCATGTCctgtctgctgctctttttattccaaggctgggagaggatttattttctaattaacCTTGTGTTGTCTCAGGCCAATCCCATCCCCGGTTATGACTGGCAGCTTCTCTGGCGTTGCAGTCCCAGTGCCTTGCTGTTCTCTGCCCTGGGGTGAacacctggagctgggagcagaggcttGGGATGTGGAGCTTTAGGAAAAGAACCAGGACCCCCTCCCCTGGTCTCCTTGCCCTCTCTCAGTGACTCTCCTGGGcactgtcccagccctgcctctgcccacaGCTGTCCCTGTGGCTGGCTCTCCCTGTGTCTCACCCCCAGGGCCcccacagtgccagcagccctgcccaggctgggtgggTGGCAGCCAACCCCCCAGGAGGGTGACAATCCAGCACTAGCAGTGGGTGCTACCCTCTCCCATGCTGGCTCCCCTTGGGGAATTTTCCTCATAGGatctggagcagggagctctccacagggcagagggagcccagctcagccctggtgaggtcCCACCACCAGAAATACCAAAAAGGAGCGCTGTGCCAAAGCCACCCATCCCCTGAGAGGGCAGTGTCCCCAGATGCTGTGGCACTTCCTGACCCCACAACTCAAGCAGAATGGTGGTCAGAGGTGGGTTGGGGGACCAGCAGGACACTGAGGTGGGGACaggctcctccagcacagcctgtacagctgcccctgcctccctccctccccctgcctcTTATGGCCAGTGGCTTTGCTGTCTTGTGACAATGTGAAAGAGGTTGTCGTGTGTGCCCATCCTCCCCACAGTGCCACAGAGCCctctctgccccttccctgcctgtctcGATGCCTGTGCTCCAtgtggctggcacagccagaCCCTGTGTGAAgtcagcctggcactgctggggggCTGGTGGCATTTGGGGGTCCTGTGCCCACAGCTCAGTGCCCCCACCCCGTGCCATAGGGCGGGGGCAGGTCCCTCCCGGTGCTGTCCTTTGCCAGGAGTgacccagggctgggggggcgcGGCTGCTGCGGGGCCCCCCCGTGCCCTCCCAGCGGCGTTATCGCTCCCCGGCCTGCGCTGGCCCGTGGGCGGCGGGCAGGcgtgccgggccgggccgggccctaTCTGCATGTGCCTGCGCCCGCCACCCCGCTGCTGAGAGATAATAAACCCTTGTCACCTCCTGCCTGGGCTCTGTTTCGTCTGTCACGCCCGTCCGTCCCGCCCCAGCACCCCCGGGTGCGTTGCCAGCCGTggcctgggctggctgggggctgctggcccCGGAGTGTTCCCGCTGGGATGGGGGAACAAGGGGTGCGTGGAGGTGAGACCCCGGCTCACGCTGCTCCTGGAAagctcctgggagctggtggCTTCCCCACGGTCACCGTGTCCCCACGGGCTCTGTGTCGCAGCCCTCCGTGGGGGTAGAGCCCCACGGGGATGAGTGTGGAGCCAGGAGGCACCGGGTGAGCTCCACTGCACGGCCCGTGTTACCCCAGGGGCTGGCCACTGCACGGGCACCCCAAAGAGTGGCACTCTGGGCTCTGGAGCCGGGCTGAAGgtgctctgtcccagcagccaggctgtggcagcagctcgTGTACCCCCGCCCTGCCACCGGAgtcctgtcccagccccacgCACCCTTC contains the following coding sequences:
- the FLOT2 gene encoding flotillin-2 isoform X3, with translation MTLQPRCEDVETAEGVAITVTGVAQVKIMTEKELLAVACEQFLGKNVQDVKNVVLQTLEGHLRSILGTLTVEQIYQDRDQFAKLVREVAAPDVGRMGIEILSFTIKDVYDKVDYLSSLGKTQIAAVQRDADIGVAEAERDAGIREAECKREMLDVKFMADTKIADSKRAFELQKAAFTEEVNIKTAEAQLAYELQSAREQQKIRQEEIEIEVVERKKQIEVEQKEVVRMEKELMATVKQPAEAEAYRIQQIAEGEKVKQILLAQAEAEKIRKIGEAEAFVIEAVGMAEAEGLKLKAQALQKYGEAAQLALVLDALPEIAAQVSAPLSKVNEIVILSGEKGSTMSDVNRLLAEVPASVRAITGVDLTKLPLFQKATEAKE
- the FLOT2 gene encoding flotillin-2 isoform X2, with the protein product MGNCHTVGPNEALVVSGGCCGSDEKQYVYGGWAWAWWCITDTQRVSLEVLTILCRCENVETSEGVPLYVTGVAQVKIMTEKELLAVACEQFLGKNVQDVKNVVLQTLEGHLRSILGTLTVEQIYQDRDQFAKLVREVAAPDVGRMGIEILSFTIKDVYDKVDYLSSLGKTQIAAVQRDADIGVAEAERDAGIREAECKREMLDVKFMADTKIADSKRAFELQKAAFTEEVNIKTAEAQLAYELQSAREQQKIRQEEIEIEVVERKKQIEVEQKEVVRMEKELMATVKQPAEAEAYRIQQIAEGEKVKQILLAQAEAEKIRKIGEAEAFVIEAVGMAEAEGLKLKAQALQKYGEAAQLALVLDALPEIAAQVSAPLSKVNEIVILSGEKGSTMSDVNRLLAEVPASVRAITGVDLTKLPLFQKATEAKE
- the FLOT2 gene encoding flotillin-2 isoform X4 — translated: MRRWWCQVKIMTEKELLAVACEQFLGKNVQDVKNVVLQTLEGHLRSILGTLTVEQIYQDRDQFAKLVREVAAPDVGRMGIEILSFTIKDVYDKVDYLSSLGKTQIAAVQRDADIGVAEAERDAGIREAECKREMLDVKFMADTKIADSKRAFELQKAAFTEEVNIKTAEAQLAYELQSAREQQKIRQEEIEIEVVERKKQIEVEQKEVVRMEKELMATVKQPAEAEAYRIQQIAEGEKVKQILLAQAEAEKIRKIGEAEAFVIEAVGMAEAEGLKLKAQALQKYGEAAQLALVLDALPEIAAQVSAPLSKVNEIVILSGEKGSTMSDVNRLLAEVPASVRAITGVDLTKLPLFQKATEAKE
- the FLOT2 gene encoding flotillin-2 isoform X1, which gives rise to MGNCHTVGPNEALVVSGGCCGSDEKQYVYGGWAWAWWCITDTQRISLEIMTLQPRCEDVETAEGVAITVTGVAQVKIMTEKELLAVACEQFLGKNVQDVKNVVLQTLEGHLRSILGTLTVEQIYQDRDQFAKLVREVAAPDVGRMGIEILSFTIKDVYDKVDYLSSLGKTQIAAVQRDADIGVAEAERDAGIREAECKREMLDVKFMADTKIADSKRAFELQKAAFTEEVNIKTAEAQLAYELQSAREQQKIRQEEIEIEVVERKKQIEVEQKEVVRMEKELMATVKQPAEAEAYRIQQIAEGEKVKQILLAQAEAEKIRKIGEAEAFVIEAVGMAEAEGLKLKAQALQKYGEAAQLALVLDALPEIAAQVSAPLSKVNEIVILSGEKGSTMSDVNRLLAEVPASVRAITGVDLTKLPLFQKATEAKE